One part of the uncultured Celeribacter sp. genome encodes these proteins:
- a CDS encoding aspartate/glutamate racemase family protein gives MKLLFLNPNSTEQMTDSIITTARALLPNSEILGWTNHDGPPAIQGPEDGAAAVPGLLALLPRASAEGVHAIVIACFDDTGLVELREQAHCPVLGIGQAAYHFALLKGQSYGVVTTLPVSAPVIESNIRALGFESACVGVHPSGISVLEAEEGAPDTLDHLSREIVEMSCRGASAIVLGCAGMTAHHAALQARTGLTLIDGVQAATLLAQALARSEGAA, from the coding sequence GTGAAGCTGCTGTTCCTTAACCCCAACTCAACGGAGCAGATGACTGACAGCATCATTACGACAGCCAGAGCGCTCCTGCCCAACAGCGAGATCCTTGGCTGGACCAACCATGATGGGCCACCCGCCATTCAGGGACCCGAAGACGGTGCCGCTGCAGTGCCCGGCCTGCTGGCGCTGCTGCCTAGGGCCAGCGCGGAAGGTGTCCACGCCATCGTCATCGCCTGTTTTGACGATACCGGCCTTGTCGAACTGCGCGAACAGGCGCATTGCCCGGTCCTTGGGATCGGTCAGGCCGCCTATCATTTCGCCCTGCTCAAGGGGCAAAGCTACGGCGTGGTGACCACCCTGCCCGTGTCTGCGCCCGTAATCGAGAGCAACATCCGCGCGTTGGGATTTGAAAGCGCCTGCGTCGGAGTGCACCCCAGCGGCATCAGCGTGCTGGAAGCCGAAGAAGGCGCGCCCGATACGCTTGACCATCTCAGCCGCGAAATCGTCGAGATGAGCTGCCGCGGCGCGTCCGCAATCGTGCTCGGCTGTGCCGGCATGACAGCACATCATGCGGCGTTGCAAGCCCGCACAGGGCTGACGCTGATTGACGGGGTGCAGGCAGCCACCTTGCTGGCGCAGGCTCTAGCCAGATCCGAAGGCGCTGCCTGA
- a CDS encoding hemin uptake protein HemP, with product MNAHVSPLTSSTPNGQLPPLDARDLISDGTTRQIDLDGQIYTLRITRAGKLILTK from the coding sequence ATGAACGCACATGTTTCACCGCTGACCAGCAGCACCCCGAACGGACAGCTCCCCCCGCTCGACGCCCGTGATCTGATCTCGGATGGCACCACGCGCCAGATCGATCTTGATGGCCAGATCTACACGCTGCGCATCACCCGTGCTGGCAAGCTGATCCTGACGAAGTAA
- a CDS encoding LysR family transcriptional regulator: MIKPYEQRFPWHLDWNLLRTFMVVVEQRGLSRAADYLGLKQPTISSALKRLEDTTGHQLIVRKPNEFRVTRAGHLLYGECSAIFGAVSQLPSLLEKGGEELRGHISVVTASHVISDHFDAVLHRFTTEHPKVSFSFTVADSEEIVSRMKQNRASLGVCLLHEIPAGLRAKVLYREFFGLYCGPNHRLFSQPVIQLSDLEGERSVSFQTETIGGPLEPVSRLRALAKIATGWSGVSADLHELRRMIVANVGIGALPLHVAQSDVDLGRLRQLPPYEDLPMVSIYLLTNPRRKVSDAEAAFLGMCEQELLRTDLEERTYR, translated from the coding sequence ATGATAAAGCCCTATGAGCAGCGCTTCCCCTGGCATCTGGATTGGAACCTCCTGCGCACTTTCATGGTGGTGGTGGAACAGCGCGGGCTGTCGCGTGCGGCGGATTATCTGGGGCTGAAACAGCCGACCATTTCCTCGGCGCTCAAGCGTCTTGAAGACACGACTGGGCATCAGTTGATCGTTAGAAAGCCCAATGAATTCAGGGTGACACGGGCTGGACATTTGCTCTACGGCGAATGCTCCGCGATCTTTGGAGCGGTGTCGCAACTCCCGTCTTTGCTGGAAAAAGGCGGCGAAGAATTGCGTGGCCATATTTCTGTGGTCACCGCCTCGCATGTCATTTCCGATCACTTCGATGCCGTGTTGCACCGGTTCACGACCGAGCATCCTAAGGTCAGTTTTTCGTTCACCGTGGCCGACAGTGAGGAAATCGTTTCGCGGATGAAACAGAACCGCGCGAGCCTTGGCGTTTGTTTGCTGCACGAAATTCCGGCAGGTTTGCGCGCAAAGGTGCTCTACCGTGAATTTTTCGGACTGTATTGTGGTCCAAACCACCGCCTGTTTTCCCAACCGGTGATTCAGCTTTCGGATCTGGAGGGGGAGCGGTCCGTGTCCTTCCAGACCGAAACCATTGGTGGTCCGCTTGAACCTGTGTCGCGCCTGCGGGCGTTGGCCAAGATCGCGACAGGCTGGAGCGGCGTGTCCGCCGATTTGCACGAATTGCGCCGGATGATCGTGGCCAATGTCGGGATCGGGGCCTTGCCTCTGCACGTCGCGCAGAGCGACGTTGATCTGGGACGGTTGCGCCAGTTGCCGCCTTATGAAGACTTGCCGATGGTCAGCATCTACCTGCTGACCAACCCGCGCCGTAAAGTGTCGGATGCCGAGGCGGCCTTTCTGGGGATGTGCGAACAGGAATTACTCCGTACGGATCTGGAAGAACGCACCTACCGTTGA
- a CDS encoding transporter substrate-binding domain-containing protein yields the protein MTYRRTFMKTAIAAGSFALAGLTIAAPVAADELETLKEKGVMRIAMSGAYPPFNFVNDKNEVVGFDPAIGTEIAKRMGLEAEIVTTAWDGIIGGLLAQKYDAIVGSMSITEERDEVVDFVGPYYSTKRAVFTLPGSGITSLADLDGKKVGVTLGETHEEWAKEQGYKVRTYKGLPELILELENGRVDAIVNDNIAAMLALKENGTEYEMFDDPDTEPFGAGIAIRENNPELAAAMQDALESMMEDGTYLEIATEWVGGDIR from the coding sequence ATGACATATCGCAGAACCTTCATGAAAACGGCCATCGCAGCAGGCAGCTTTGCTCTGGCCGGGCTGACCATCGCCGCCCCCGTCGCCGCCGACGAACTGGAAACCCTTAAGGAAAAAGGCGTGATGCGCATTGCCATGTCCGGCGCCTACCCGCCGTTCAATTTCGTGAACGACAAAAACGAAGTCGTCGGTTTCGACCCGGCGATCGGCACGGAAATCGCCAAGCGCATGGGTCTTGAGGCCGAGATCGTCACCACCGCATGGGACGGCATCATCGGCGGGCTTCTGGCTCAGAAATACGACGCCATCGTCGGCTCCATGTCGATCACCGAAGAACGCGACGAAGTTGTCGACTTCGTTGGCCCCTACTATTCCACCAAACGTGCCGTCTTCACCCTTCCGGGCAGCGGCATCACTTCGCTGGCTGATCTCGACGGCAAAAAAGTCGGCGTAACGCTCGGCGAAACCCATGAAGAGTGGGCCAAGGAACAAGGCTACAAGGTGCGCACCTACAAGGGTCTCCCGGAACTGATCCTGGAGCTGGAAAACGGCCGTGTCGACGCCATCGTCAACGACAACATCGCGGCAATGCTTGCGCTGAAAGAAAACGGCACCGAATATGAGATGTTCGACGATCCGGACACTGAGCCCTTCGGCGCCGGGATCGCGATCCGTGAAAACAACCCCGAACTGGCCGCTGCGATGCAGGACGCGCTCGAATCCATGATGGAAGACGGCACCTATCTTGAAATCGCAACCGAATGGGTCGGCGGCGACATCCGCTAA
- a CDS encoding amino acid ABC transporter permease, whose amino-acid sequence MDIELILKVYPYFLKAAVVTIELSVLTTLLGLACGAAGAAARLSRFRLLRIIGAVYVSIFRGTPALIQLFLLYFGGPQIGIQLDAFQAGVIGLGLNIGAYMAETMRGAIISIDSGQIEAARTLGLSRAQAFRKVTLPQAMRLMIRPLGVNINAQIKGTALVAAISVVELTYTAQRYIGSTYKPFEMFFIAGILYMIIIYVTGKGISFLDRKVRLP is encoded by the coding sequence ATGGACATCGAGCTTATTCTCAAGGTCTATCCCTATTTTCTGAAAGCGGCGGTCGTCACGATTGAACTGTCAGTTTTGACAACGCTTCTGGGATTGGCCTGTGGCGCAGCCGGGGCTGCGGCCCGCCTGTCGCGCTTTCGCCTGCTGCGCATAATCGGCGCGGTTTACGTCAGCATCTTTCGCGGCACCCCGGCCCTGATCCAACTGTTCTTACTGTATTTCGGCGGCCCCCAGATCGGCATCCAACTGGATGCGTTTCAAGCTGGCGTGATCGGCCTTGGCCTCAACATCGGTGCCTATATGGCCGAAACCATGCGCGGCGCGATCATTTCGATCGACAGCGGTCAAATCGAAGCCGCCCGCACCCTGGGCCTGTCACGCGCACAGGCTTTTCGCAAAGTGACCCTGCCGCAGGCCATGCGCCTGATGATCCGCCCGCTTGGCGTGAACATCAACGCCCAGATCAAAGGCACGGCACTGGTCGCCGCGATCTCGGTCGTCGAGCTGACCTATACGGCGCAACGCTACATCGGATCGACCTACAAGCCGTTCGAAATGTTCTTCATCGCGGGCATTCTCTACATGATCATCATCTATGTGACGGGCAAAGGTATTTCCTTTCTCGACCGGAAAGTGCGCCTGCCATGA
- a CDS encoding amino acid ABC transporter permease codes for MGLDFTVVPSYADAILLGVLWTIAITVASAILSFFGGILFAVIALYSPWIIRLPVRLFAWLFMGTPLLLQLFLIYFGLVELGIDLPAFVAGVVGLGLHFAVYNSELIQTAILAVDKGQMEAARTLGLSRGQALRKVVIPQAVRDVIPPIGNNMIALLKDSALVSVIGVSELTLSAQLAIGRTYRPFEFYTVAAVCYYVINLGMEAVVRRIERRTSLSR; via the coding sequence ATGGGTCTTGATTTCACCGTTGTCCCTAGCTACGCCGACGCGATTTTGCTTGGCGTCCTCTGGACCATCGCGATCACCGTCGCCTCCGCCATTCTCAGCTTCTTCGGCGGCATCCTCTTTGCCGTGATCGCCCTTTACTCGCCCTGGATCATCCGCCTCCCGGTGCGCCTGTTCGCCTGGCTATTCATGGGCACGCCCCTGCTGTTGCAACTGTTCCTGATCTATTTCGGACTGGTGGAGCTGGGGATTGACCTACCGGCCTTCGTTGCCGGGGTGGTCGGACTGGGCCTGCACTTCGCGGTCTACAATTCCGAACTGATCCAGACCGCCATTCTGGCCGTCGACAAAGGACAGATGGAAGCCGCCCGCACCCTTGGCCTGTCGCGCGGACAGGCGTTGCGCAAAGTGGTCATTCCACAGGCAGTGCGCGATGTGATCCCGCCGATCGGCAACAACATGATTGCCCTGCTCAAGGACTCTGCCCTTGTATCGGTGATCGGTGTATCCGAGCTGACCTTGTCGGCCCAGCTGGCGATTGGCCGCACCTACCGGCCGTTCGAATTCTACACTGTCGCCGCCGTTTGCTACTACGTCATCAACCTCGGGATGGAAGCCGTCGTACGTCGCATTGAGCGCCGCACGAGCCTCTCCCGCTGA